A window of the Brassica napus cultivar Da-Ae chromosome C5, Da-Ae, whole genome shotgun sequence genome harbors these coding sequences:
- the LOC125574781 gene encoding annexin D1-like gives MATLKVSSHVPSPSEDAEQLKSAFDGWGTNEDLIISILAHRSAEQRKLIRQTYHEACGEDLLKTLDKELTSDFERAILLWTLEPGERDALLANEATKRWTSSNQVLMEVACTRTSTQLLHARQAYHARYKKSIEEDVAHHTTGDFRKLLVSLVSSYRYEGDEVNMTLATQEAKLIHEKIKDKHYSDEDVIRILSTRSKAQINATFNRYQDEHGEEILKSLEEGDEDDKFLGLLRSTIQCLTRPELYFVDVLRSAINKTGTDEGALTRIVTTRAEIDLKVIGEEYQRRNSIPLEKAITKDTRGDYEKMLVALLGEDDA, from the exons ATGGCGACCCTTAAGGTTTCATCTCATGTTCCTTCTCCATCTGAAGATGCTGAGCAACTGAAAAGCGCCTTTGACG GATGGGGTACCAACGAGGACTTGATCATATCAATTTTGGCTCACAGAAGCGCTGAACAGAGGAAGCTGATCAGGCAAACATACCATGAAGCCTGTGGAGAAGACCTTCTCAAGACTCTCGACAAGGAACTCACTAGCGACTTCGAG AGAGCCATCTTGCTCTGGACTCTTGAACCTGGTGAGCGTGATGCCTTGTTGGCCAATGAAGCTACCAAAAGATGGACATCAAGCAACCAAGTGCTTATGGAAGTAGCCTGCACAAGGACCTCAACGCAGCTGCTTCACGCTAGGCAAGCTTACCATGCTCGTTACAAGAAGTCTATTGAAGAGGATGTGGCTCACCACACCACCGGTGACTTCAGAAAg CTTTTGGTCTCTCTTGTTAGCTCATACAGGTATGAAGGAGACGAGGTGAACATGACATTGGCAACGCAAGAAGCTAAGCTGATCCATGAGAAAATCAAGGACAAGCACTACAGCGATGAGGATGTCATCAGGATTTTGTCCACAAGGAGCAAAGCTCAGATCAATGCTACTTTCAATCGCTACCAAGATGAGCACGGCGAGGAAATCCTCAAG AGTCTCGAGGAAGGAGACGAGGACGACAAATTTCTCGGACTGTTGAGGTCAACCATTCAGTGCTTGACAAGACCAGAGCTCTACTTTGTGGATGTTCTTCGTTCTGCTATCAACAAAACCGGAACAGACGAAGGAGCTCTCACTAGAATTGTGACTACAAGAGCTGAGATTGACTTGAAGGTCATCGGAGAAGAGTATCAGAGGAGGAACAGCATTCCATTGGAGAAAGCCATTACCAAAGACACTCGCGGAGATTACGAGAAGATGCTCGTCGCACTTCTCGGTGAAGATGATGCTTAA